From a single Rosa rugosa chromosome 7, drRosRugo1.1, whole genome shotgun sequence genomic region:
- the LOC133722311 gene encoding GDSL esterase/lipase At5g03610-like: protein MELAQTLFLPLVLCLLSLLTQQSALLVSAGHHHGHHHHHHHHHHHTHRYLFDWRPTKLFVFGDSYSDTGNNIKSVTKSWKYPYGITFPGKPTGRFSDGRVLTDFLAKFVGVKSPIPYKFRNVGVKHLKYGMNFAYGGTGVFNTLVAAPNMTTQIDFFQQFIKDSVFNAQDLHSSVALITLAGNDYSYYLALNNSSEGFKPFITSVVNQLSVNLKRVYDLGVKKIVVTALQPLGCLPGSTAEFSFQKCNGTQNLLVGFHNLLLQQAIAKLNNETKSSFIVLDLYTSFMSVLKNKGDHLGSIKFENPLRPCCVGDCGSVDESGAKKYTICDNPKSAFFWDGAHPTQQGWLAVYSALQGTLEELY from the exons ATGGAATTAGCTCAGACCCTCTTCCTCCCTCTCGTTCTgtgtcttctctctcttttaacACAACAGAGTGCGCTACTGGTCTCAGCTGGTCACCACCATggccatcaccaccaccaccaccaccatcaccatcatACACACCGATACTTGTTCGATTGGCGTCCAACGAAACTGTTTGTTTTCGGAGACTCGTACTCCGACACAGGCAACAACATAAAGTCTGTGACCAAATCTTGGAAATATCCTTACGGAATCACCTTCCCGGGAAAACCCACCGGCCGTTTCTCCGATGGCCGCGTCCTCACTGATTTCCTTG CTAAGTTTGTAGGGGTGAAGTCTCCAATACCATACAAATTTAGAAATGTCGGAGTCAAACATTTGAAATACGGAATGAATTTCGCATATGGAGGCACCGGTGTGTTCAATACCTTGGTTGCAGCACCAAACATGACCACCCAAATCGATTTTTTTCAGCAATTCATCAAAGACTCTGTTTTCAATGCCCAAGACCTACACTCCTCCGTGGCATTGATCACTCTTGCAGGCAATGACTACTCATATTACCTTGCCCTGAATAATTCTTCTGAG GGTTTTAAACCTTTCATCACATCAGTTGTAAATCAACTAAGTGTGAACTTGAAACGTGTCTATGACTTGGGAGTGAAGAAAATAGTTGTGACAGCTCTACAACCTTTGGGATGTCTTCCTGGTAGCACAGCCGAATTCTCATTCCAGAAGTGCAATGGAACACAAAACTTGCTGGTCGGTTTCCACAACCTCTTGTTGCAGCAAGCTATTGCCAAGTTGAACAATGAAACCAAGAGTTCTTTCATCGTTCTCGATCTATATACCTCATTCATGTCCGTGCTGAAGAATAAAGGAGACCATCTAG GAAGCATAAAGTTTGAGAACCCGTTGAGGCCATGTTGTGTTGGCGATTGTGGGAGTGTCGATGAGAGTGGGGCGAAGAAGTACACCATATGCGACAACCCGAAATCTGCATTCTTTTGGGACGGTGCTCACCCTACCCAACAGGGCTGGCTTGCTGTGTATTCAGCTTTGCAAGGCACACTTGAAGAATTGTACTAG